Within Actinoplanes sp. L3-i22, the genomic segment AACGCCCGCACGCACAGCGTCCACGACCCGCTGGACTGGAAGTACCACCACCTGGCGGCCTACGAGCTCGCCGACGTGCTGCCCCCGAACCACGGGCAGCTCTAGGCGGCCTCGCCGGTGTGGCGGAACGACGCGAAGACCACGTCGGCGTTGTGGTCGAAGCCGAGCCGGCCGTAGAGGCGGATCGCGTTCTCGTTGTCGTGCACCGCGTGCAGGAACGGCAGCTCGCCGCGGGCCAGGATGCCGGCCGACACGGCCAGGGTGAGCCGGGCGCCGAGGCCCTGGCCGCGGAACTCCGGGTCGGTGCAGACCGCGGAGACCTCGGTCCAGCCGGGCATCCGGAACCGCTCGCCGGCCATCGAGATCAGCCGGCCGTTCCGGGCGCGGATGCCCAGGTAGCGCCCGAGGTCGAGGGTGCGTTTGCGGAACGGGCCGGGTTGCGCGCGGGCGACCAGCTCCAGCATCTCGGGGACGTCGTGCTCGGTGAGCGGGATCGCCTCCGGGTCGCCGACCGCGGACATCGCGGTGCCGACCATCTGCACGCCCTTCATCCGGGACTCCTCGACCCAGCCGGCCGGCGGGCTGAGGGCGGGACCGGTGAGCAGCGCGTGATCGGTCAGCGTGGCCAGGTCGCGCCAGGCGGCCGGGTCGGCCGGGTCGCTCACGGCGCAGAACGGGGCGATGTCGGGCAGATATCGGGCGGCTTCTCCGGCGGCCTCGGCATAGCCGGCCTGCGGCCCGGAGAGGGCGGCCCACACGGGGTTGTTCAGCACCCCTGTGACCCTGCCCCCTCCCGGCCGGTCGCGCCAGTCGATAACCGCGGCGCTCACCCTGTGAGTGAGTGTTCGGTAACCGACAGTCAATAACAAATCGGATTTCCCGTACGTAAGGTGGATCGTTGCGTGGTCGGCAGGCTCAGCTCTCAGGCGCTGAGCGCGGCCGCCTCGCGCGGGGCCGAGGTGGTCAGCGCCGGGATCTCGGCCGGCCACAGCGGCTTGGCGAAGTGATAGCCCTGCCCGTAGTGGCAGCCCATGGTGTCCAGCGCGATCATCTGCCCGGCCTCCTCGATGCCCTCGGCGACGACGGCCAGGTCCAGGTTCCCGGCGAGCGTGACGATGGCGTCGACGAGCGCGTGCTGCTGCCGGCTGGTCAGAATGTCGTCGATGAACGACTTGTCCAGCTTCAGCACGTCCACCGGCATCTGCCGCAAGTAGCTGAGCGACGAGTACCCCGTACCGAAATCGTCGATCGCCACCCGGACCCCCATGGCGCGCAACGCGCGCAGATCCTGGACCACCTTGTCGGCGTCCTTGAGGACCAGGCTCTCGGTGATCTCCAGCAGCAGCCACTCCGGCCGGGCCCCGGCCGCCTCCAGTGCCTCGCGCACCTGCGCCACGAAGTCGGCCGCGCGGAACTGCAGCGGCGACACGTTCACGCTGACGTAGCGCAGCGTGGTCTCCGGGTCCTGCGCCTTCCACGCGGCGATCTGCCGCAGCGCCTCGCCCAGCACCCAGCTGCCGATGCCGACGATCGCGCCGTTCTCCTCGGCGGCCTCCACGAAGTGGAACGGGCCGAGCAGCCCGCGGGTCGGGTGCTGCCAGCGGACCAGCGCCTCGACGCCGGTGACCCGCTGGTCGGCGAGCTCGACGATCGGCTGGAACTGCAGCATGAACTGCTCGTCCTCGATCGCCTCGTGCAACTGGGTGCGCAGCTCCAGCCGCTGCACCATGGAGTGCGCCAGGTCGCTCTGGTAGCGCTGCCAGCCGCCCTTGCCCATCCCCTTGGCCAGGTAGAGCGCCAGGTCGGCGTGGCGCAGCAGCTCGGTGGCGTTGTCCGCGTCGCGGTTGATCGCGATGCCGACGCTGACCTTGCCGCTGACCATGTGCAGGCCGCCCTCGCCGTCCGGCACCTCCAGCGGGGTGGCCAGCTCGGCGACGATCCGGGCCGCGAGGTCCTCGGTGGCGTCCGCGCTGTTGCTCTGCTCGACCAGGATGGCGAACTCGTCGCCGCCCATCCGGGCCGCGGTGCTGCCGGCCCCGATGATCGAGGAGATCCGGTGGGCCACGGCGAGCAGCAGCTGGTCGCCGACGGCGTGCCCGAGCGTGTCGTTGACCTCCTTGAAGTCGTCCAGGTCGACGAAGAGCACACCGAGCGTCGCGGCGTCCCGCTGGGCGACGATGAAGGCCTGCTCGAGCCGGTTGCGGAAGAGCACCCGGTTGGCGAGCCCGGTCAGTGAGTCGTGGAACGCCTGGTGGGTCAGGTCGTCCTCGAGGCGGCGCTGCTCGGTGACGTCGCGCATGGTGACGACCAGCCCGGCCACGCTCTGGTCGTCGCGCAGGTCGCGCAGGTCGCACTCGACCAGCATGGTGCGCCGGCCGGCGCCCTGCGCGGTCAGCTCGACGCCGTCCAGCTCGCCCTGGGTGTGCCGGACCCGGGCCAGGGTGTCCCGCAGCGCGTCCTGGCCCTCCGGCGCGACCAGCAGCGACAGCGGCGTGTCGACCTCGACCGGGCCGCCGAACAGCTTGTCCGCGGACGGGCTGGCGTACCGGATGGTGTCG encodes:
- a CDS encoding GNAT family N-acetyltransferase, which codes for MLNNPVWAALSGPQAGYAEAAGEAARYLPDIAPFCAVSDPADPAAWRDLATLTDHALLTGPALSPPAGWVEESRMKGVQMVGTAMSAVGDPEAIPLTEHDVPEMLELVARAQPGPFRKRTLDLGRYLGIRARNGRLISMAGERFRMPGWTEVSAVCTDPEFRGQGLGARLTLAVSAGILARGELPFLHAVHDNENAIRLYGRLGFDHNADVVFASFRHTGEAA
- a CDS encoding bifunctional diguanylate cyclase/phosphodiesterase, which codes for MTTRTARACFGAWSLALVTLYYAFPGAHLYTWALLGYSSAVAVLVGVRLYRPAQRLPWYLTSAALACFTTGDSWYNLILALGRQPGFPGLADLFYLLVYPLLTGAFPLFIRARSGRGDNRAALLDALVPTVGMGLLAWVYWIAPFTRAADLSVLEKVVSIGYPLGDVLVLAMILRMVTAIGKRPKALSSIGLAMVGLLVSDVFYGQSQLRSDWTLGGPVDLGWIVFYTTMGYTALRPAMAQLTEPAERSRAIIGQSRLIWLAAAALIAPAVLCLEYIQGRPAEIARGGIVDAPVIAAAAAVMFVLVLARVADLALSQRQAGARERALREAGTLLFAANTEDEVKNAVHDAIVRLMPVGTPYYLQLSPPLAGAPELAVHWRTAAELPGGAGGFPLALFVTQPLPGHRQGQTVLGAAEDVLHAVRPSLQTLAAQVAVVLERISLTAEINQRDSEAYFRTLIQSTADVILIIGDDDTIRYASPSADKLFGGPVEVDTPLSLLVAPEGQDALRDTLARVRHTQGELDGVELTAQGAGRRTMLVECDLRDLRDDQSVAGLVVTMRDVTEQRRLEDDLTHQAFHDSLTGLANRVLFRNRLEQAFIVAQRDAATLGVLFVDLDDFKEVNDTLGHAVGDQLLLAVAHRISSIIGAGSTAARMGGDEFAILVEQSNSADATEDLAARIVAELATPLEVPDGEGGLHMVSGKVSVGIAINRDADNATELLRHADLALYLAKGMGKGGWQRYQSDLAHSMVQRLELRTQLHEAIEDEQFMLQFQPIVELADQRVTGVEALVRWQHPTRGLLGPFHFVEAAEENGAIVGIGSWVLGEALRQIAAWKAQDPETTLRYVSVNVSPLQFRAADFVAQVREALEAAGARPEWLLLEITESLVLKDADKVVQDLRALRAMGVRVAIDDFGTGYSSLSYLRQMPVDVLKLDKSFIDDILTSRQQHALVDAIVTLAGNLDLAVVAEGIEEAGQMIALDTMGCHYGQGYHFAKPLWPAEIPALTTSAPREAAALSA